The Sporichthyaceae bacterium genomic sequence GCAAACGGGCCGCCGGCCGGCGGCTGCGACGTCGGCCGGGTTCTCTTCAGAGCCGGGGTTCGACGCGGCGGCCGGTGTCGATGGAGTTGTCGAGGTCGGTGACGTCGAAGCGGATGTGGCGCCCGACCTTGTAGAAGCGAATGCGTCGTTGGGCGATCAGGCGGCGGATGAAGCGCTCCGGGGGGGCCGAGGCGTCGGCGCCCCGGGTGACCGTAAATAGCTCGTGCCCGGCGACGCGCGGGGCGGGCAGTCGGCCGGGGCTGGTCGCGGCGCGGCTTTGGCGACGTTGATGCACGTGGCGGGGCACTCGACGAGCAGTGCGGCACAGCGTTACCAGCACGCCACGCCGAGCACGCCTGTCGGGTGGCTGCTTCCGATGCCAGCGCCGCCGGGCTCCTTGCCACGGCCCCCCGGCGCCTTCGCGCCGATACCGCAAACTCGTCGGCCACGGCGGACGCCCAAGGGAACACGGGCTTAGCAGCACCGGCGATTGGTCGCACCCGAGGACCGTCAGTGTCGGGCAGCGCGAGGGCGCTCTCTAGGCTCCGATCTCGTGGCTGCTCCATTGTGGCTCCCGGACCTGTTCGGTTGGAAGCCTGCGTCGAGGAAGTCCTCGGCTACGTGTACGCGGTTGTTCGGCCGCGCGCTCGCGCCGAATATCGCCGACGTGGGCAGTGTGCCGAGCCTTCAGCTGGCGGGACACGTGTACGACGCGTTGGGCGTGGTGCGCGAGACGACTCGGGCTTTGGAGGATTCGGCTGAGGTGAACAAGGCTTCGGGGACGTTGCTGGAGCGTGCGGTGGAGAAGGACATGGCCGCGGCGCTCCCGGCGCTGGATGGCGGCCGGGTATGGATGGTTACCCACCAGGGCACGGCTTCGCGTTACGCCCAGTTCGAGCATCTAAACGCATTGCAGCGATTGTTCGAGGAACAACCGGCTCTGCGGGCGACGTTGGACCGTGACTATCAGGTGAGCACCGACGTGTACGTCGGTGTCGCGCATCCCGACGATGCAATGGCGAGGCCGTTCCTCCACGCGGCGATC encodes the following:
- a CDS encoding NgoMIV family type II restriction endonuclease, producing the protein MAAPLWLPDLFGWKPASRKSSATCTRLFGRALAPNIADVGSVPSLQLAGHVYDALGVVRETTRALEDSAEVNKASGTLLERAVEKDMAAALPALDGGRVWMVTHQGTASRYAQFEHLNALQRLFEEQPALRATLDRDYQVSTDVYVGVAHPDDAMARPFLHAAISCKWTIRSDRVQNVRHEFATLVRNRRGRLPHLVLVTAEPLPKRLISIARGTGEVDTVYHLMFDELDAAVAAMASAEQRAVWAEMVEQRRLRPYSALARDLVLS
- a CDS encoding excisionase family DNA-binding protein; translation: MHQRRQSRAATSPGRLPAPRVAGHELFTVTRGADASAPPERFIRRLIAQRRIRFYKVGRHIRFDVTDLDNSIDTGRRVEPRL